One Prinia subflava isolate CZ2003 ecotype Zambia chromosome 17, Cam_Psub_1.2, whole genome shotgun sequence DNA segment encodes these proteins:
- the SOX8 gene encoding LOW QUALITY PROTEIN: transcription factor SOX-8 (The sequence of the model RefSeq protein was modified relative to this genomic sequence to represent the inferred CDS: inserted 4 bases in 3 codons; deleted 8 bases in 7 codons): protein MLNMTEEHDKALEAPCSPAGTTSSMSHVDSDSDSPLXPAGSEGLGCAPAPAPRPPGAAALGAKVDAAEVDERFPACIRDAVSQVLKGYDWSLVPMPVRGNGSLKAKPHVKRPMNAFMVWAQAARRKLADQYPHLHNAELSKTLGKLWRLLSENEKRPXVEEAERLRVQHKKDHPDYKYQPRRRKSVKAGQSDSDSGAELSHHAGTQLYKADTGLGGMADSHHHGDHTGKSFPPHGPPTPPTTPKTDLHHGSGKQELKHEGRRLVESGRQNIDFSNEDISELSSEVINNMETFDVHEFDQYLPLNGHAALPAEHGAAASYGASYSHXSGTAAQVWTHKSPASASPAAAEPGQQRPHIKTEQLSPSHYSEQPHGSPAHSDSYGSYGGQACATSAPAAAAASSFSSSQCDYTDLQSSNYYNPYPGYASSLYQYPYFHSSRRPYATPILNGLSIPPAHSPTANWEQPVYTTLTTRP, encoded by the exons ATGCTCAACATGACCGAGGAGCACGACAAAGCGCTGGAGGCTCCGTGCAGCCCCGCGGGCACCACCAGCTCCATGTCGCACGTGGACTCGGACTCGGACTCGCCGC TCCCCGCCGGCTCCGAGGGGCTGGGCTGcgcccccgcgcccgccccgcgcccgcccggcgccgccgcgctGGGGGCCAAGGTGGACGCGGCCGAGGTGGACGAGCGCTTCCCCGCCTGCATCCGCGACGCCGTCTCGCAGGTGCTCAAGGGCTACGACTGGAGCCTGGTGCCGATGCCCGTCCGCGGCAACGGATCGCTCAAAGCCAAGCCGCACGTCAAGCGGCCCATGAACGCCTTCATGGTGTGGGCGCAGGCCGCCCGCAGGAAGCTGGCGGACCAGTACCCGCATCTGCACAACGCCGAGCTCAGCAAGACCCTGGGCAAGCTCTGGCG TTTATTGAGCGAGAACGAGAAGCGTC TCGTGGAGGAGGCCGAGCGGCTCAGGGTGCAGCACAAGAAGGATCACCCGGATTACAAATACCAGCCCCGCAGGAGGAAAAGCGTCAAG GCCGGGCAGAGCGACTCGGACTCGGGGGCTGAGCTCAGCCACCACGCCGGCACCCAGCTCTACAAGGCCGAc acggggctggggggcaTGGCCGACTCCCACCACCACGGCGACCACACAGGTAAATCATTCCC CCCCCACGGGCCCCCCACGCCGCCCACC ACCCCCAAAACCGACCTGCACCACGGCAGCGGCAAGCAGGAGCTGAAGCAC GAGGGCCGGCGCCTGGTGGAGAGCGGCCGCCAGAACATCGACTTCAGCAACGAGGACATCTCGGAGCTGAGCAGCGAGGTCATCAACAACATGGAGACCTTCGACGTGCACGAGTTCGACCAGTAC CTGCCCCTGAACGGCCACGCCGCGCTGCCGGCCGAGCacggcgccgccgcctcctaCGGCGCCTCCTACTCGCA TTCGGGCACGGCCGCCCAGGTGTGGACTCACAAGAGCCCGGCCTCGGCGTCGCCGGCGGCGGCCGAGCCGGGCCAGCAGCGGCCTCACATCAAAACGgagcagctgagccccagccaCTACAGCGAGCAGCCCCACGGCTCC CCGGCGCACTCCGACTCCTACGGCTCCTACGGCGGCCAGGCCTGCGCCACCTCg gccccggccgccgccgccgcctcctccttctccagctcgCAGTGCGACTACACGGACCTGCAGAGCTCCAACTACTACAACCCCTACCCCGGCTACGCCTCCAGCCTCTACCAGTACCCCTATTTCCACTCGTCGCGCCGGCCCTACGCCACGCCGATCCTCAACGGGCTGTCCATCCCGCCGGCGCACAGCCCCACCGCCAACTGGGAGCAGCCCGTCTACACCACGCTCACCACCCGGCCCTAG